From Marivirga harenae, one genomic window encodes:
- a CDS encoding alpha/beta fold hydrolase produces the protein MKNSHIKFGKNTLYYSVAGNGKTPLLAFHGFGQSKEIYLPFSDFLGEKYTVYAFDIFYHGNSEWKDRNQALEKQDWESILKSFLEKHQIENFAVVGYSMGGKFALASLELFPRKIKEFILIAPDGIKTSFWYSLATYPNSFRRFFRAMIVKPKYFYQILTFTKSLGIVDKSLLKFANTQMNTREKRRRVYLTWVVFRHLKFDLKLIAFLINQNKIPMMMFTGKYDKIIKADNMMDLLKHVKEYEHVILEAGHNTLIADTAKHLAQPLNPQRGNLRNFILWRESMYQISNINFHQSINKLANLKTCQLI, from the coding sequence ATGAAGAATAGCCATATAAAATTTGGTAAAAATACTTTATATTATTCTGTAGCTGGAAATGGCAAAACTCCACTCTTAGCCTTTCATGGCTTTGGACAGTCTAAGGAGATTTACTTACCCTTTTCTGATTTCTTGGGAGAAAAATATACTGTATATGCTTTTGATATATTCTATCATGGTAATAGTGAGTGGAAAGACCGAAATCAAGCTTTAGAAAAGCAGGATTGGGAATCAATTTTAAAATCTTTTTTGGAAAAGCATCAGATCGAGAATTTTGCAGTTGTGGGCTACAGCATGGGCGGGAAATTTGCATTGGCGAGCTTGGAGCTATTTCCCAGAAAAATTAAAGAGTTTATTTTAATAGCACCTGATGGTATTAAAACTTCATTTTGGTACAGTCTGGCTACTTACCCTAATTCTTTTAGAAGATTCTTCCGGGCAATGATTGTGAAGCCTAAATACTTTTATCAAATATTAACTTTCACCAAAAGCTTAGGTATAGTGGATAAAAGCCTATTGAAATTCGCCAATACTCAAATGAACACTAGAGAGAAACGTAGAAGAGTTTATTTGACTTGGGTTGTGTTCAGACATCTTAAATTTGACTTAAAATTAATTGCCTTCCTCATCAATCAGAATAAAATTCCTATGATGATGTTCACGGGAAAATACGATAAAATCATTAAAGCAGACAATATGATGGATTTATTAAAGCATGTTAAAGAATACGAGCATGTTATTTTGGAGGCGGGACATAATACCTTGATAGCTGATACAGCAAAGCATTTGGCCCAGCCCCTTAATCCCCAAAGAGGAAATTTGAGGAACTTTATTCTGTGGCGAGAAAGTATGTATCAAATTAGTAATATTAATTTTCATCAAAGCATTAACAAACTTGCCAACTTGAAAACATGTCAACTTATTTAA
- a CDS encoding TetR/AcrR family transcriptional regulator: MSTEKNILEGAKSLFMQFGLKSITMDDIARKVGVSKKTIYQFFSDKNSIVFKSVHEHFSDHRQEIENVLDNSKNSIEAMYRISKCMKGQVEAINPTVLYDLQRYFPKAHKRFLEFKNTFIKERMMGILEDGVKSGYFRQEINPEILIIQRIEQVQLAFNNDIYPRDKFDFKEIHEQLFDHFLHGILTEKGKEKYNQYLNEEQHA; encoded by the coding sequence TTGAGTACAGAGAAAAACATATTAGAGGGCGCAAAAAGCTTATTTATGCAATTCGGCTTGAAATCCATCACCATGGACGACATTGCCAGAAAGGTTGGTGTAAGCAAAAAAACAATCTATCAATTCTTTAGTGATAAGAACAGCATTGTATTTAAGTCGGTTCATGAGCATTTTTCTGATCACCGTCAGGAAATTGAAAATGTTTTGGACAATAGCAAGAATTCCATTGAAGCGATGTATCGTATTTCAAAATGTATGAAAGGACAAGTAGAGGCCATTAATCCTACCGTACTTTATGATTTACAACGTTATTTTCCGAAAGCTCACAAAAGGTTTTTGGAATTTAAAAATACATTTATTAAAGAACGTATGATGGGTATTCTAGAAGATGGCGTCAAGTCGGGATATTTTAGACAGGAAATCAACCCTGAAATCCTTATTATTCAAAGAATTGAGCAAGTTCAATTGGCCTTTAATAATGACATTTATCCAAGAGATAAATTTGATTTTAAGGAAATACATGAACAGCTATTTGACCATTTTTTACATGGTATTTTAACAGAAAAAGGAAAAGAGAAATATAATCAATATTTAAATGAAGAGCAGCATGCTTAA
- a CDS encoding TolC family protein encodes MLNKIRFFCAMALLMPLSLLGQEESANPMSLEECVNYALENNRNLKTTRLEEAIAETQVGETRSMGLPQVKFQTGVNYNYEVQKAFLPETFVNPQGDPENSVAAPFGVDYDGNANFSVSQLLFDGSYFVGLQAAKTLRELRQKESNQSEVETVEAITKAYYLVLISQERLELLDANQEQLQRVLNETRALYENGFAEKIDVDRITVNYNNIQTENSKAKRNFNVSMNMLKFQMGMALNSPLELSGNISTLNLEVGEYLNKSENFDYRERVEYSVLQTNQDLANLDLRNNKATLLPKLYANANYGWNTGTNRTSELFQFNDRWLSFGAIGLSFQWDLFTGLNRSSKMEKNRIQIEQIEIQKEQLQSSINMEITQAENDLKSAKESLDVQKQNMELALSVYKQVETKYKNGMASSRELLDAETAKKEAETNYYGSLYDAVIAKIELEKALGILY; translated from the coding sequence ATGCTTAACAAAATCAGATTTTTTTGTGCCATGGCTTTATTAATGCCATTGAGTTTATTGGGCCAAGAGGAGAGTGCCAACCCAATGAGTTTGGAGGAATGTGTGAATTACGCATTAGAAAATAATCGTAATCTAAAAACCACCAGATTGGAAGAGGCGATAGCAGAAACTCAAGTTGGGGAAACCAGATCAATGGGATTGCCACAAGTCAAGTTTCAGACTGGGGTGAATTATAATTATGAAGTTCAAAAGGCTTTCCTTCCGGAAACTTTTGTGAATCCGCAAGGCGATCCTGAAAATTCAGTGGCAGCACCTTTTGGAGTAGATTACGATGGAAATGCCAATTTTTCAGTTTCGCAACTTCTTTTTGACGGATCGTATTTTGTTGGATTACAAGCCGCCAAAACCTTAAGAGAATTAAGGCAAAAAGAATCTAATCAATCGGAAGTGGAAACCGTGGAAGCTATTACCAAAGCCTATTATTTGGTTTTAATTTCTCAGGAGCGTCTTGAATTGTTAGATGCAAACCAAGAGCAACTGCAAAGGGTTTTGAATGAAACAAGAGCTTTATATGAAAACGGTTTTGCTGAAAAAATAGATGTTGATAGGATTACAGTAAATTACAATAACATTCAGACTGAAAACAGCAAAGCAAAAAGAAATTTTAATGTTTCCATGAACATGCTTAAGTTCCAAATGGGAATGGCTTTGAATTCACCACTTGAACTCTCAGGGAATATTTCAACTTTGAATTTGGAAGTTGGTGAATACTTAAACAAGTCAGAAAATTTTGACTACAGGGAAAGAGTTGAATATTCCGTTTTACAAACTAACCAGGATTTGGCCAATTTAGATCTTAGAAACAATAAGGCCACTTTATTGCCTAAATTATATGCAAATGCTAATTATGGCTGGAACACGGGTACAAACCGGACTTCAGAGCTATTTCAATTTAACGACAGATGGTTAAGTTTCGGTGCTATTGGTTTAAGTTTTCAGTGGGATTTGTTTACTGGCTTAAATCGCTCGAGCAAAATGGAGAAAAACCGAATCCAAATAGAGCAAATTGAAATCCAAAAGGAGCAATTACAAAGCTCTATTAATATGGAAATTACACAAGCTGAAAATGATCTAAAATCTGCTAAGGAAAGCCTGGACGTTCAAAAGCAAAATATGGAATTAGCACTTTCGGTTTACAAACAGGTAGAAACCAAATACAAAAATGGAATGGCTAGCAGCCGAGAGTTATTGGATGCTGAAACTGCTAAAAAAGAGGCAGAAACCAATTATTATGGCTCTTTATATGATGCTGTAATTGCCAAAATAGAATTAGAAAAAGCATTAGGAATACTTTATTGA